In the Flavobacterium acetivorans genome, one interval contains:
- a CDS encoding quinone-dependent dihydroorotate dehydrogenase has protein sequence MYKLLIRPILFCFDPEKVHYFTFSLIRFTSKIPGFSSIFKALYLVDDKRLETEVFGLKFKNPVGLAAGFDKDAKLYKELSDFGFGFIEIGTLTPKGQEGNPKKRLFRLKEDSAIINRMGFNNGGVREAVERLKSNKDVLIGGNIGKNKLTPNEEATSDYEICFDALYDYVDYFVVNVSSPNTPNLRALQDKEPLTQLLQTLQNKNLAKPKQKPILLKIAPDLTDEQLLDIIDIVKETQIAGVIATNTTISREGLQSENKLETGGLSGKPLTKRSTEVIRFLSQKSNKAFPIIGVGGIHSADDAIEKLEAGASLIQLYTGFIYEGPALVKAINKKILSRL, from the coding sequence ATGTATAAATTATTAATTCGTCCGATACTTTTTTGTTTTGATCCGGAAAAAGTCCATTATTTTACTTTCTCATTAATTCGATTTACGTCAAAAATTCCTGGATTTTCCTCTATTTTTAAAGCACTTTATTTAGTTGATGACAAGCGATTGGAAACCGAAGTTTTTGGATTGAAATTCAAGAATCCAGTAGGATTAGCTGCGGGTTTTGATAAAGACGCTAAGTTGTATAAGGAATTATCCGATTTTGGCTTTGGTTTTATCGAAATAGGAACCCTAACGCCAAAAGGACAGGAAGGAAACCCAAAAAAACGTTTGTTTCGTCTTAAAGAAGATTCCGCTATTATCAACAGAATGGGATTTAATAACGGCGGTGTTAGAGAAGCGGTAGAGCGATTAAAATCGAATAAAGACGTTTTGATAGGAGGAAATATTGGAAAAAATAAACTGACTCCAAACGAGGAAGCGACTTCAGATTACGAAATTTGCTTTGATGCCTTATACGATTATGTTGATTATTTTGTGGTGAATGTGAGTTCTCCAAATACGCCTAATCTTCGCGCTTTGCAGGATAAAGAACCATTGACACAATTGTTGCAAACACTTCAAAATAAGAATTTGGCTAAGCCAAAACAAAAGCCAATCTTATTAAAAATTGCTCCTGATTTGACAGACGAGCAATTGTTGGATATTATTGATATCGTCAAAGAAACCCAAATAGCGGGAGTGATTGCGACCAATACCACAATTTCTAGAGAAGGTTTGCAATCTGAAAATAAATTAGAAACAGGTGGCTTATCAGGAAAACCGCTGACTAAACGTTCTACAGAAGTCATTCGGTTTTTGTCTCAAAAAAGCAATAAAGCCTTCCCGATTATTGGAGTGGGAGGAATTCATTCTGCCGATGACGCCATCGAAAAACTGGAAGCTGGCGCAAGTTTGATTCAATTGTATACCGGCTTTATTTATGAAGGACCTGCCTTGGTGAAAGCCATTAACAAAAAGATTTTAAGTCGGTTGTAA
- a CDS encoding hydroxymethylglutaryl-CoA lyase, producing MEPIKIIECPRDAMQGIKPFIPTERKVSYIQSLLRVGFDSIDFGSFVSPKAIPQMQDTAEVLAQLDLSQTTSKLLAIIANTKGAEIASEHAEIQYLGFPFSISENFQMRNTHKTIAESLISLQEILEIANKSNKEVVAYLSMGFGNPYGDPWNVEIVGDWTEKLSNMGVKILSLSDTVGSSTPDVIQYLFSNLIPKYPQIEFGAHLHSTADKWFEKIDAAYKAGCRRYDGAIQGFGGCPMAKDDLTGNMPTEKLLSYFTANKENIGLNPLSFESAYNEASKLFGEFH from the coding sequence ATGGAGCCAATAAAAATTATAGAATGTCCGCGTGATGCCATGCAAGGTATTAAACCCTTTATTCCTACGGAAAGGAAGGTGTCTTATATACAGTCTTTGTTGCGAGTGGGATTTGATTCCATTGATTTTGGAAGTTTTGTTTCTCCAAAAGCGATTCCGCAAATGCAAGATACAGCCGAAGTTTTGGCACAACTGGATTTGTCTCAAACCACAAGTAAATTGCTGGCGATAATTGCTAATACCAAAGGAGCCGAAATCGCTTCAGAGCATGCAGAGATCCAGTATTTAGGTTTTCCATTTTCTATATCTGAGAATTTTCAGATGCGAAATACGCATAAAACAATAGCCGAATCTTTAATCAGCCTGCAAGAAATTCTGGAAATTGCTAATAAAAGCAATAAGGAAGTCGTTGCTTATTTGTCTATGGGGTTTGGTAATCCGTATGGGGATCCTTGGAATGTGGAGATTGTTGGCGATTGGACGGAGAAATTATCCAATATGGGTGTGAAGATTCTGTCGCTTTCTGATACCGTGGGAAGTTCTACTCCAGATGTGATCCAATATTTATTTTCGAATTTAATTCCAAAATATCCTCAAATTGAGTTTGGTGCCCATTTGCATAGCACAGCTGATAAATGGTTTGAGAAAATCGACGCTGCCTATAAAGCAGGTTGTCGTCGTTACGATGGTGCCATTCAAGGATTTGGCGGTTGCCCAATGGCCAAGGACGATTTGACGGGAAACATGCCAACCGAAAAATTGTTATCTTATTTCACTGCCAATAAAGAGAATATCGGGCTGAATCCTTTGAGTTTTGAAAGCGCTTATAATGAGGCTTCTAAGTTGTTTGGGGAATTTCATTAG
- a CDS encoding DUF5723 family protein, whose amino-acid sequence MRKTYLFLLLLVSISCLAQNKQVLYNFTSVPQSLMTNPGADFKYQYYFGVPLLSGISVNMGSTGFSAYDLFANNGIDFNTKLRDVVFSTARKDHLALNEQLEIFNGGFKLGDWFENKGYISFGMYQEFDFWSYMPKDLAVLALDGNSDYIGKVFNLGDLSVKSEVVSVLHVGFHKNVSEKLILGARAKIYSSAFNATSTKNSGYIYTIPGTTTAYEQVIYSRLRLNTSGIAQFTAEDYDGDIARDIRKKALFGGDLGLGFDVGFTYYPQKNMQLTASIIDVGFIKHSKNVESYTYEGFYKYEGMNPNFSTGGLVENVYDEFKNAIPLDTLYTKYTTWRPTKLNASYQYSFGTSRDEDCVCTGQDKEYKNAVGAQLFMMSTPRTPITALTAYYRRSIFNKMQMKATYTLDSYSSKNIGLGLSADLGKFNMYVMADNLLEYKDVSKANSLSFQFGFNFIFKDSNEPD is encoded by the coding sequence ATGAGAAAAACCTATTTATTTTTGCTTCTATTGGTATCGATTAGTTGCTTAGCCCAGAACAAACAAGTTTTGTATAATTTCACCTCGGTTCCCCAGTCTTTAATGACAAATCCAGGAGCCGATTTTAAGTATCAATATTATTTTGGAGTTCCGCTACTTTCGGGAATTTCGGTTAATATGGGTTCAACGGGATTTTCGGCTTATGATTTATTCGCTAATAACGGAATTGATTTCAATACTAAATTGCGGGATGTTGTTTTTTCGACTGCAAGAAAAGATCATTTGGCATTAAATGAGCAACTCGAAATTTTTAATGGCGGTTTTAAACTAGGAGATTGGTTCGAAAATAAAGGCTATATCTCGTTTGGAATGTATCAGGAATTCGATTTCTGGAGTTATATGCCTAAGGATTTGGCCGTACTGGCTTTGGATGGAAATAGTGATTACATAGGAAAGGTATTCAACTTGGGAGATTTAAGTGTAAAATCAGAGGTGGTTTCTGTTTTGCATGTGGGCTTTCATAAAAATGTATCTGAAAAATTGATCCTTGGAGCCAGAGCGAAAATTTATTCCAGTGCTTTTAATGCTACTTCTACTAAGAATTCCGGGTATATTTATACTATTCCCGGTACGACAACGGCTTATGAACAAGTGATTTATTCGCGTTTGAGACTCAATACCTCTGGAATCGCCCAATTTACTGCTGAAGATTATGACGGAGATATTGCCCGTGATATCAGGAAAAAGGCACTTTTTGGTGGGGATTTAGGTCTTGGTTTCGATGTAGGATTTACCTATTATCCACAAAAAAACATGCAGTTGACAGCCAGTATAATTGATGTAGGTTTTATAAAACACAGTAAGAATGTAGAGAGTTATACTTATGAAGGGTTTTATAAATATGAGGGAATGAATCCTAATTTCAGTACGGGAGGTTTAGTAGAGAATGTCTATGACGAGTTCAAAAATGCTATTCCTTTGGATACATTATACACCAAATATACGACTTGGAGACCTACAAAACTGAATGCTTCTTATCAATATTCTTTTGGAACTTCAAGAGACGAAGACTGTGTGTGTACGGGACAGGACAAGGAATATAAAAATGCAGTTGGTGCACAGTTATTTATGATGAGTACGCCAAGAACTCCAATAACAGCTTTGACAGCCTATTATAGAAGAAGTATTTTTAACAAGATGCAAATGAAAGCCACTTATACTTTAGATTCCTATTCTTCTAAAAATATAGGTTTAGGATTGTCGGCTGATTTAGGGAAATTCAATATGTATGTTATGGCTGACAATCTTTTGGAGTACAAGGATGTTTCAAAAGCCAACAGCCTGTCCTTTCAATTTGGATTTAATTTTATTTTCAAAGACAGCAATGAACCCGATTAA
- the guaB gene encoding IMP dehydrogenase, with the protein MIAHSSKIIGEGLTYDDVLLVPNYSNVLPREVSIQSKFSRNITLNVPIVAAAMDTVTESAMAIAMAQEGGIGVLHKNMTIEQQAAKVRKVKRAESGMIIDPVTLPLTSTVADAKNAMKEFGIGGIPIVDENQILKGIVTNRDLRFEKNSGRPIVEVMTKENLVTVAEGTSLEQAEVVLQGHKIEKLPVVNKDYKLVGLITFRDITKLTQKPIANKDVYGRLRVAAAIGVTGDAVQRAEALVNAGVDAIIIDTAHGHTEGVVNTLKEVKAKFPQIDVIVGNIATPEAAKYLVENGADGVKVGIGPGSICTTRIVAGVGFPQFSAVLEVATALKGTGIPVIADGGIRYTGDIPKAIAAGADCVMLGSLLAGTKESPGETIIFEGRKFKSYRGMGSVEAMQGGSKDRYFQDVEDDVKKLVPEGIVGRVPYKGELNESMLQFIGGLRAGMGYCGAKDIPTLQETGRFVRITASGINESHPHNVTITKEAPNYSR; encoded by the coding sequence ATGATAGCACACAGCTCAAAGATTATCGGCGAAGGTTTAACTTACGATGATGTATTATTAGTTCCTAACTACTCCAATGTGCTTCCTCGCGAAGTGAGTATTCAATCTAAATTTTCAAGAAATATAACGCTTAACGTTCCTATCGTAGCTGCTGCTATGGATACTGTTACCGAAAGTGCTATGGCAATTGCTATGGCTCAAGAAGGTGGAATAGGGGTTTTGCATAAGAATATGACTATCGAGCAACAAGCTGCCAAAGTACGTAAAGTAAAACGTGCCGAGTCAGGAATGATCATCGATCCGGTTACTTTACCGCTTACTTCTACGGTGGCTGATGCTAAAAATGCAATGAAAGAATTTGGAATTGGTGGTATTCCTATTGTTGATGAAAATCAAATTTTAAAAGGAATTGTTACCAATCGTGATTTGCGTTTCGAAAAAAACAGTGGTAGACCAATTGTTGAGGTGATGACCAAAGAGAATTTGGTTACCGTTGCCGAAGGAACTTCCTTAGAGCAAGCAGAAGTAGTTTTGCAAGGGCACAAAATAGAAAAACTTCCAGTGGTAAATAAAGACTACAAATTAGTAGGCTTGATTACTTTTAGAGATATCACTAAATTAACTCAAAAACCAATTGCCAACAAAGACGTTTACGGACGTTTGCGTGTTGCGGCAGCTATTGGTGTAACAGGAGACGCAGTGCAAAGAGCAGAAGCTTTAGTGAACGCTGGAGTAGATGCTATCATTATTGATACCGCTCACGGACATACTGAAGGTGTTGTCAATACATTGAAAGAAGTAAAAGCTAAATTCCCGCAAATAGATGTTATCGTAGGGAACATCGCTACTCCGGAAGCCGCTAAATATTTAGTTGAAAATGGTGCCGATGGTGTGAAAGTAGGAATAGGACCGGGTTCTATTTGTACTACACGTATTGTTGCCGGTGTTGGGTTTCCTCAGTTTTCTGCCGTTCTTGAAGTGGCAACAGCCTTAAAAGGAACAGGAATTCCGGTAATTGCTGATGGAGGAATTCGTTACACAGGAGATATTCCTAAAGCAATTGCTGCAGGAGCTGACTGTGTGATGCTAGGATCACTTTTGGCAGGGACCAAAGAATCTCCGGGGGAAACGATTATTTTCGAAGGAAGAAAATTCAAGTCTTACCGCGGAATGGGTTCTGTTGAAGCTATGCAAGGTGGATCAAAAGACCGTTATTTCCAAGATGTTGAAGATGATGTAAAAAAATTGGTTCCAGAAGGAATCGTTGGACGCGTGCCTTACAAAGGAGAATTGAACGAAAGTATGTTACAATTCATTGGCGGACTTCGTGCCGGAATGGGTTACTGTGGTGCTAAAGATATTCCTACTTTGCAGGAAACAGGACGTTTTGTCCGTATCACGGCAAGTGGTATCAACGAAAGCCACCCTCATAATGTGACTATTACTAAGGAAGCGCCAAATTATTCAAGATAA
- a CDS encoding cation:proton antiporter — translation MDTVETAASATQNLQPLISDFGLILITAALALLLFKKIKQPLVLGYLVAGFLAGPHFPFFPTVKEVSSVEVWAEIGVIFLLFSLGLEFSFKKLMKVGGTASITAVTQIVTMIAIGYLVGQWIGWKQMDSIFLGVILSISSTTIILKTFDELGVKAQKFAGIVVGSLIVQDIVAILMMVLLSTIAVSQQFSGGELLQSVLKLVFFLTIWFVGGIFFIPTLLKKAKNILTDEMLLIISLALCLMMVILADNVGFSPALGAFIMGSIIAETTQAEHIEHLVKPVKDLFGAVFFVSVGMLINPETLYEYALPVAILTFVVILGQSISSTIGALISGQPLKQSVQTGMSLSQIGEFSFIIATLGMTLNVTSDFLYPIVVAVSAVTTFTTPFMVKFATPFSEFLERKLPRRWVKRIARYSANAQSIKLVSTWQVVIRAYMVQIVLHTIIITAIILLSSKMILPLVEHSKFGNAIAALITIIAISPFLWALSLRRVAVKEVQSLLDDRKYRGPIIMMILLRIGLAIFYIGFLLNIFFSPGIAFIALISAIVIYYFFPKKLHQQYLKIENHFLKNLNDREVAKVDRRYANLTPWDGHMTTFEIAKESNIAGKTLEELRIREQMGINVAFIKRGEIMVKIPNRQERLFPGDEICVIGTDAQVENFKNYLHQNEIEIPDTVKEDQISLQQLELKKENEFIGKSIRQSQLREKTNGMVVGIERNGKRLLNPESNLILEKNDILWVVGDKKLMAALFQE, via the coding sequence ATGGATACAGTAGAAACAGCAGCAAGTGCAACGCAAAATTTACAGCCTTTAATTAGCGACTTTGGATTGATTTTGATAACTGCAGCATTGGCTTTATTACTTTTCAAAAAAATAAAACAACCTTTGGTTTTAGGTTATTTAGTAGCCGGTTTTTTAGCAGGCCCACATTTTCCATTTTTTCCTACAGTAAAAGAAGTTAGCAGCGTTGAAGTTTGGGCCGAAATTGGAGTGATTTTTCTATTGTTCAGCTTAGGACTCGAATTTAGTTTTAAAAAGTTGATGAAAGTAGGCGGAACTGCCTCCATCACCGCTGTCACCCAAATAGTCACCATGATTGCCATTGGTTATTTAGTTGGACAATGGATTGGCTGGAAGCAGATGGATAGTATTTTTCTGGGCGTAATCCTCTCTATTTCATCCACAACAATTATTCTAAAAACATTTGATGAGCTGGGCGTAAAAGCACAAAAATTTGCAGGAATAGTTGTTGGATCGCTTATTGTCCAAGACATCGTTGCCATTTTGATGATGGTATTGCTTTCGACTATTGCGGTAAGCCAACAATTTTCAGGTGGAGAATTGCTGCAATCTGTTTTAAAACTAGTATTTTTCTTGACGATTTGGTTTGTTGGAGGAATCTTTTTTATTCCCACTTTACTTAAAAAAGCAAAAAACATATTGACCGACGAAATGCTGTTAATCATCTCACTTGCCTTATGTTTGATGATGGTAATCCTTGCGGATAATGTTGGGTTCTCTCCTGCACTGGGTGCTTTTATTATGGGTTCGATCATTGCCGAAACTACACAAGCGGAACACATCGAACATCTAGTAAAACCGGTAAAAGACTTGTTTGGAGCGGTTTTCTTCGTATCGGTTGGTATGCTAATTAATCCAGAAACCTTATACGAATATGCCTTACCCGTTGCCATTTTGACTTTTGTTGTTATTTTAGGACAATCCATAAGTTCTACGATAGGTGCTTTGATTTCTGGACAGCCATTAAAACAATCCGTTCAAACCGGAATGAGTTTGTCCCAAATAGGAGAATTCTCCTTTATTATCGCAACATTAGGAATGACACTTAATGTTACGAGTGATTTTCTATACCCTATCGTTGTTGCTGTTTCAGCGGTAACGACTTTTACCACGCCTTTTATGGTGAAATTTGCCACCCCTTTTTCGGAATTTCTCGAAAGAAAACTACCTCGAAGATGGGTTAAGAGAATTGCGCGCTATAGCGCCAATGCCCAATCGATAAAACTAGTAAGTACTTGGCAGGTAGTCATCAGAGCTTATATGGTTCAAATTGTACTCCATACCATTATTATTACAGCCATCATTCTGCTATCTTCCAAAATGATTTTGCCTTTGGTAGAGCACTCAAAATTCGGTAATGCGATCGCCGCCTTGATTACAATCATTGCTATCTCCCCTTTTTTATGGGCGCTGTCTTTAAGACGGGTTGCTGTCAAAGAAGTACAATCTTTATTAGATGACCGAAAATACAGAGGACCTATCATTATGATGATTCTTTTGCGAATTGGACTAGCCATTTTCTACATCGGATTTTTATTAAATATCTTTTTCTCGCCGGGAATTGCTTTCATCGCCTTGATTAGCGCCATTGTTATTTATTACTTTTTTCCAAAGAAACTCCACCAGCAATACCTAAAAATAGAAAATCATTTCCTAAAAAATCTAAATGATAGAGAAGTTGCCAAAGTGGATCGCCGTTATGCTAATTTAACTCCTTGGGATGGTCACATGACAACTTTTGAAATTGCCAAAGAATCTAATATCGCCGGTAAAACCTTGGAGGAATTGCGTATTCGAGAACAAATGGGAATCAATGTTGCTTTCATAAAAAGGGGAGAAATTATGGTAAAAATTCCAAATAGACAGGAGCGCTTGTTTCCTGGAGATGAAATTTGTGTCATCGGGACCGATGCTCAAGTCGAGAATTTCAAAAATTATTTGCACCAAAATGAAATAGAAATCCCTGATACAGTAAAAGAAGACCAAATCAGTCTCCAACAACTAGAATTAAAAAAAGAAAATGAGTTTATTGGTAAAAGCATCCGCCAATCTCAATTAAGAGAAAAAACCAATGGAATGGTTGTAGGAATTGAACGCAATGGAAAACGTTTATTAAATCCCGAATCGAATTTAATCCTGGAGAAAAACGACATCCTTTGGGTAGTAGGCGACAAGAAATTGATGGCAGCTTTGTTCCAAGAATAA
- the purB gene encoding adenylosuccinate lyase, translating into MTTLNELNAISPIDGRYRNKTISLAPFFSEEALIKYRVLVEIEYFIALCEVPLPQLKDVNPNLFESLRDIYKNFSTEDALWIKETEKVTNHDVKAVEYFIKDAFEKLGLSQYKEFIHFGLTSQDINNTAIPLSTKEAFEKVYMPSLITLTSKLKELSIEWKDVPMLARTHGQPASPTRLGKEIAVFVERLEEQMRLLFNVPFAAKFGGATGNYNAHHVAYPQIDWRKFGGKFVEENLGLHHSFPTTQIEHYDHFAAFFDALKRINTIIIDLDRDIWTYVSMEYFKQKIKAGEIGSSAMPHKVNPIDFENSEGNLGIANAIFEHLSAKLPISRLQRDLTDSTVLRNIGVPMGHTIIAFEASLKGLNKLLLNESKFHEDLEKNWAVVAEAIQTILRREGYPNPYEALKGLTRTNKAIDKNAIHNFIATLDVSEEIKAELMQITPSNFLGI; encoded by the coding sequence ATGACTACTTTAAACGAATTGAATGCTATTTCTCCAATTGACGGAAGATATAGAAACAAGACTATTTCACTGGCTCCTTTTTTCTCTGAAGAAGCTTTAATCAAATACCGCGTATTAGTTGAAATTGAATATTTCATTGCTTTGTGCGAAGTGCCTTTGCCACAATTAAAAGACGTAAACCCTAATTTATTTGAGAGTTTGCGCGATATCTATAAAAATTTCTCTACCGAAGATGCTCTTTGGATAAAAGAAACCGAGAAGGTAACCAACCACGACGTAAAAGCGGTAGAATACTTTATCAAAGATGCTTTTGAAAAATTAGGTTTATCCCAATACAAAGAGTTCATCCATTTTGGATTGACTTCTCAAGACATCAACAATACAGCGATTCCACTTTCAACCAAAGAAGCTTTCGAGAAAGTGTACATGCCTTCTTTAATTACTTTGACCTCAAAATTGAAAGAATTAAGCATCGAATGGAAAGACGTTCCAATGCTTGCCCGTACCCACGGACAACCGGCTTCCCCTACTCGTTTGGGCAAAGAAATTGCGGTTTTTGTAGAACGTCTGGAAGAGCAAATGCGTTTGTTGTTCAACGTCCCTTTTGCAGCTAAATTTGGTGGAGCTACCGGAAATTACAATGCCCATCATGTGGCTTATCCGCAAATTGACTGGCGAAAATTCGGAGGAAAATTCGTTGAAGAAAACCTAGGATTACACCACTCTTTCCCAACAACACAAATTGAGCATTACGATCATTTTGCAGCCTTTTTTGATGCATTAAAAAGAATCAATACTATCATCATCGATTTAGACCGAGACATCTGGACGTATGTTTCGATGGAATATTTCAAACAAAAAATCAAAGCAGGAGAAATTGGATCTTCGGCGATGCCACATAAAGTGAACCCGATTGACTTTGAAAACTCTGAAGGGAATTTAGGAATTGCCAACGCGATTTTCGAACATTTATCGGCTAAATTACCAATCTCAAGATTACAACGCGATTTGACTGATAGTACCGTTTTGAGAAACATTGGTGTTCCTATGGGTCATACCATTATTGCTTTTGAAGCTAGCTTGAAAGGATTAAACAAATTGTTATTGAACGAATCCAAATTCCACGAGGATTTAGAAAAAAACTGGGCGGTGGTTGCCGAAGCGATTCAAACCATTTTGCGTCGTGAAGGCTATCCAAATCCTTACGAAGCATTGAAAGGACTAACCAGAACCAATAAAGCGATTGATAAAAATGCAATTCATAACTTTATTGCCACACTGGATGTGTCAGAGGAAATAAAAGCCGAATTAATGCAAATTACACCTAGCAATTTCTTGGGAATCTAA
- a CDS encoding SIR2 family NAD-dependent protein deacylase encodes MKKKLVVLSGAGISAESGIKTFRDSDGLWEGHDVMEVATPEGWHKNPELVLDFYNKRRQQLKEVQPNLGHQILAELESHFEVHVITQNVDDLHERAGSTNVLHLHGELLKVRSTKNADYILDWTEDLNFGDFDENKNQLRPHIVWFGEEVPALDEAIAITKTADFFAVIGTSLQVYPAAGLIDFTAADVPVFYIDPKPNKIPNIRNPLDIIPEVASQGMETLKKKLIAFI; translated from the coding sequence ATGAAAAAGAAATTAGTTGTTTTAAGCGGAGCCGGAATCAGTGCCGAAAGCGGCATCAAAACCTTTCGCGACAGCGATGGACTTTGGGAAGGCCATGATGTCATGGAGGTTGCCACGCCCGAAGGCTGGCATAAAAACCCAGAGCTGGTTCTTGATTTTTACAACAAAAGAAGACAGCAACTCAAGGAAGTACAACCCAATTTAGGGCATCAAATTCTAGCCGAATTAGAAAGTCATTTTGAGGTGCATGTAATCACTCAAAATGTGGATGATTTGCATGAACGCGCCGGAAGTACGAATGTCTTGCATTTGCACGGTGAACTCTTAAAAGTGAGAAGTACAAAAAATGCTGATTACATTCTGGATTGGACCGAAGATTTAAATTTTGGTGATTTCGACGAAAATAAAAATCAATTGCGTCCCCATATTGTTTGGTTTGGCGAAGAAGTTCCCGCTCTCGACGAAGCAATTGCTATTACCAAAACTGCCGATTTTTTTGCCGTTATCGGCACTTCACTTCAGGTGTATCCGGCTGCCGGATTAATCGATTTTACCGCTGCTGACGTTCCGGTTTTTTACATTGATCCCAAACCAAATAAAATTCCAAATATTCGAAATCCATTGGATATTATTCCAGAAGTGGCTTCGCAAGGAATGGAAACATTAAAAAAGAAGCTAATCGCGTTTATTTAA
- a CDS encoding TrmH family RNA methyltransferase, with protein MIDIDYLNFLETILTDNRKERFLNVLANRTNHFTIAVEDVFQMHNTSAVMRSCEVFGIQELNVIEQRYGKRIDKEIAMGAQKWVDINKFDNVSNCVDTLKNKGYQIIATTPHENDCLLEDFDISKPSALFFGTERDGLSEEILERADGFLKIPMVGFTESLNISVSAAIIIQNLTNRLRNSNIDWHLSEEEILVKRLAWAKNSIKDIKRIEARYFEENPR; from the coding sequence ATGATTGATATTGATTACCTGAATTTCCTTGAAACTATTTTAACGGATAATCGCAAAGAACGCTTTTTGAATGTTTTGGCAAACAGAACCAATCATTTTACTATTGCTGTTGAAGATGTTTTTCAGATGCACAATACCAGTGCGGTGATGCGCAGCTGTGAGGTTTTTGGAATCCAGGAATTGAATGTTATCGAGCAACGTTATGGCAAAAGGATTGACAAGGAAATCGCTATGGGTGCTCAAAAATGGGTCGATATCAATAAATTTGACAACGTAAGTAATTGTGTAGACACTTTGAAAAATAAAGGATACCAAATCATTGCTACCACGCCACATGAAAATGATTGCTTGTTGGAAGATTTTGATATTTCAAAACCCAGTGCCTTGTTTTTTGGTACAGAAAGAGACGGCTTGTCTGAGGAAATATTAGAGCGGGCAGATGGTTTCCTGAAAATACCGATGGTGGGTTTTACCGAGAGCTTGAATATTTCCGTTTCGGCGGCTATTATCATTCAAAATCTTACTAATCGTTTGCGAAACTCCAATATCGATTGGCATTTATCCGAAGAGGAAATTTTGGTAAAACGCTTGGCTTGGGCCAAAAATTCCATAAAAGACATCAAGAGAATCGAAGCGCGTTATTTTGAAGAAAATCCGAGATAA
- a CDS encoding type II toxin-antitoxin system RelE/ParE family toxin has protein sequence MKVFLSEIAQNKLLKLNDFLLENWSLKVRNDFIKKLSSKIQQISNQPESCPQSNKFKGLFKCVVTKQTILYYRVNVDKKEIEIISIFDSRQNPDQLEKELR, from the coding sequence GTGAAAGTCTTTTTATCAGAAATAGCTCAAAACAAACTTTTAAAGTTAAATGATTTTCTTTTAGAAAATTGGAGCTTAAAAGTTCGAAATGATTTTATTAAAAAGCTATCTTCTAAAATTCAACAAATTTCAAATCAACCTGAAAGTTGCCCACAATCAAACAAATTTAAAGGTCTTTTTAAATGTGTAGTAACAAAACAAACTATTTTATACTACAGAGTTAATGTTGACAAAAAAGAAATTGAAATCATCAGCATTTTTGACTCAAGACAAAATCCAGACCAATTAGAAAAGGAGCTAAGGTAA
- a CDS encoding c-type cytochrome: protein MRSSYTLRSGAISTGVSKDGSALFPVMPHPNYGKMDKEDLISIIAYLRTFEPIKNDVPKSKADFPMNFIINTIPQKASFSKIPDTKNTVVYGEYLYNAAACFECHTKKDKGAPVAGMELAGGFEFPMPTGGVVRSANITPDKETGIGNWTEQQFVSRFKIYADGTYVPVKVRKGDANTIMPWTMYGKMKTEDLKAIYAYLKTIKPIKNEVVKFSKS from the coding sequence TTGCGCAGCAGCTACACTTTGCGGAGCGGGGCTATTTCAACTGGTGTTAGTAAAGATGGTTCAGCATTATTTCCGGTAATGCCCCATCCTAATTATGGGAAAATGGATAAAGAGGATTTAATCTCAATTATTGCTTATTTGAGAACTTTTGAACCAATTAAAAATGATGTGCCTAAATCGAAGGCTGATTTTCCAATGAATTTTATTATCAATACGATTCCTCAAAAAGCAAGTTTTTCTAAAATCCCCGATACTAAAAATACCGTTGTATATGGCGAATATTTGTACAATGCTGCAGCTTGTTTTGAATGCCATACCAAAAAAGACAAAGGTGCTCCTGTTGCAGGAATGGAATTGGCGGGAGGTTTTGAATTTCCAATGCCGACAGGTGGAGTTGTTCGTTCTGCTAACATTACACCCGATAAAGAAACAGGCATTGGCAATTGGACAGAACAGCAATTTGTGTCTCGTTTCAAAATATATGCTGATGGTACCTATGTTCCTGTAAAAGTTAGAAAAGGTGATGCCAACACCATTATGCCTTGGACGATGTATGGGAAAATGAAAACGGAGGATTTGAAAGCTATTTATGCTTATTTAAAAACGATAAAACCAATTAAAAACGAGGTTGTTAAGTTTTCTAAATCATGA